Part of the Carassius auratus strain Wakin unplaced genomic scaffold, ASM336829v1 scaf_tig00217060, whole genome shotgun sequence genome, CTGGAATGCCAGCAACCACTGGTCGCCCTTTATTAAGGGACAGAGCCAGCTCCTCAGATGGGGTGAGGGGAGGTGGTGGTGGCCCCCCGCTAGTTAGACGGGCTTCAGTCTTCTTTCTGTTAGCTGCATGACAGATGAATATACTAAATCCTGTTATAATAATAGTTCAGTAATTGTGTAATCAAATATTACCTTTTTgctgaatgtttttgtgtttcattttgactTGGCTTAAAGTTCTTGTGGCTCCAGAAGGATTACAccttattaaataagaaatatacattattatttcaagCTAAAGAAATAAATGGCAGGAAAAGTAAATGCTTTCATAGTGATTTAACATATTCAAAAGGATGTATAAGTCATActtcattattttgcatttcaataaaacGGGAGCCAATaccaaatttgtaatttaatacacTCACGCATTTACTCTGTCCGTTATTTTTTGCCAAGCCAACTCTCTTGCTTTAGCCGATGCAGCTGTATTgcttctttttaatattattggctTAAACTCCTCATAAGCATGCATTAAAACTTCCAACTCCGCCTCTGTGAAATACGCCGCTCTCTTTTTTTCGCTTTGAGTTTCCATGGTGACTCGTGAAATCGGCGATccattgaaaatgtctttatacatGCACCGTGCACGCGCATTAACTCTGGGTAACCAGTCAGAGGTTGATTAAACtaactcttctcaggtgttttggaACCGACATACTCTTGGTATGCCTGTTTGGGGTAAATCAACCCAGAGGTTATAGTTTATCAAATGGTAAGTTAACcaagctttctggaataccccccaggattgttaaaataaacaaaagatattttttcagagcaaacatttataaattatgtcccaGCCACATTTGTCACTTTACGGTTCCCTTAAATATTTCGGATGTGGTCTGtgtttttgcagcacatttctttattagtttgtattgtgagtatttgcagcatgtgttgtcaaactgatgaagatgttttcataatttacaggtatttttgtcatttgcagcatgtttatctctctcggccaccgtagcaggtcctgttggggtatgggtgtgtttgttttggtgctaaagATTCGGGTCAGGGCAGATGCTTGCTGAAGCACAATAAAATCTAACCATTACTTTACCCACATTCTCACTACACAATGTTCTGTTGTCAAACACACATGACGATGGTGCTTCCATTGACGTttatgttctctgtgtgtgtattgctATGACTCCTGACCCAGGGGTCCTACGAGGAGCTGGTAGCTGCCTCAATTGTGCCTGTAGCGGTAACCATAGTgatcatatacaggtgcatctcaaaaaaattgaatttcatggaaaagttctttattttttctcattgaattcaaataaataatttgaacaaacaaactttcttatattctagattcacagAATGAAAATATTTCTGACTGCaatttttcaagagtttttttgtttgttttaattctgatggtgacttacagcttagaaaaatgaaaagtaggaaacttttaaagaaaaagaaaaattaaaatccaaagtaggtttaattatgcactcaatacttggttggggcttcagtgtggcgtggcatggaggcgatcagtcTGTGCCACTGTTGAGGCGTtactgaagcccaggttgctttgatagaggCCTTCATCTCCTCTGTactgtttgtcagatgttacttctcttcctcttcacaataccccatagattctctgtgagcttcaggtcaggtgagctggctggccaatcaagcacggtaatatcatggtcagcgaaccacttggaagtgtttttttttttcactgtgggCGGGTGCTAACGTCCTACTAGaagaggaaatcagcatctccataaagcttgtcagcagatggaagatgGAAGTGCTCCCAAAATCTCCGGGCAGATAGCTGCATTGActctggacttgataaaacacaatggagaaACACCAGGAGACGTCACgcacccaaatcatctctgacttcagaaatttcacactggactttggattctgtgcctctccagtgttcctccagactccagaccttgatttccaaatgaaatgctaaatttactttaaatttagtAAATTACCCCAGGTGAGATGCTTCAGACGTTATTCTCTggttcagaagtggcttggttctaggaatgtgacagcggTAGCttttttcctgaagacgtctgagtatggtgactcttgatgcgctgactccagcttcagtccactccttgtgacaCTCCCAAGTTCTTTAGTCAGCTTTTCATgataatcttcccaaggctgtggtcatgcctgttgcttgtgcaccttttcctaccacaccttttacttccagtcaactttctattaatatattttgatacagcactctgtgaacagccagccctttcagcaatgaccttctgaggctgaccctccttgtggagggtgttgatgaacttcttctggacaactgtcaagtcagtagtctttcccataattgtggttgcatgttctaaactagcccaggaGGTACACTGTATTTGTACTCAAAATTTACCAAACTAATCAACCTCAAAatagaatattaatatttttgagatactgaattttttattttctcaagatgtaagtcgtaaccatgagaattaaaacaatttttatatatatatatttcagattgtgTACATTtgatctagaatataagaaagtttgcttttttgaattgttacaaaaaataaagacctcgtCTGTGACTGAGCTGGTGATTTTTCTGGACTGAAAAAAATTGACTGCTGGACAGCTTGGTCCCCCCCAGTTAAAAAATCCCATCTGTGCCCCTGGAtctgtgctgtattttttcactgtaactgacagattccggctgaaaaaaaaaaataaatacaacatggaAGAGGAAGAGATCGTGAGTCATTCCGGGAAATGGGACGGGATTTTCCCCCAGTTTTTTTCATGGGATTGGGACGGGACGGGACGGGATCTTTTTTGCGGGAGGGGGACGGGAgagatttgaaaatccactcccATGTCACCATCACCCTCTACTTCACACACACCTGCCACAGCAGCCACTAGTCGCATTGGAGTGACGTCAACTCCCCCttggactgattggctagaggcgcagctgtcaatctagaactttcgggccaatggtgacgctgaagcctgccctgatttacatgaaactcaaactgcaacttttagaaacgcaagcgcggaacgtggaaacaagagcaaaggggaaaaaaccacaagcacaaaaaaataacatatgagcaggaaacctgattttgtttgagatttggaacattttgaattcatgtttcagttttgtgcaatatcattttaaatgcgtttacatttttgatttacgcttattatttttcgatccatgactgcactttttgttataaaaaaaaaactgaatttgtttttcggttttgtgcgttattattttacacgtgtttttaaatatttgatcttttcttgttattttttgctctgtgactgcaatacatttggcgggattaTAATCCCAtacatatgaacatcatttacactagtaCAATGGACAggaaagtgcatagaaaatattccAGTGGGCAAATGGATTGCTCTGtgttctggatgaacagacagtagtgcaagtaataacaagtttactgttttttatttgtttgcttgtttgtttgtaaacCAGATGTGTTGATGAGGAGGggtgaggagtctgtgtgtgtgtgtgtgtgtgtgtgtgtgtcggggggGGGAGTTCAGTAGGGAGCAGAGTTCagtaaggagacagctgtagggaaaaagctgttcctgaatctgctgGTCCTTTTCCGGAGGCTTCTGAAGCACCTCCCGGAGGGCAGGAGTTTAAACAGTcggtggtcagggtgagaggagtccttgagaatgctgcgagctcgacgtagacagtgtttcctctggatgtcctcaatagcaggaagtgATGTCCCTGTGATGCATTGGGCAGTTTTCAcaaccctctgcagtgccttgtggtcagccactgagcagttcccataccagactgtgatgcaactggtcaggatagtctcgatcgcacaccagtagaagttcaccaggatggctgaagacagctggttcttcttcagtgtcctgaggaagaagaggcactggtgagccttcttgaccagacTGGATgtgtttgtggtccaggacaggtcctccgagatggtggttcccaggaacttgaagctggaggcacgttcaacaaccatcccgttaatgtggatgggtgcgtgcttcctttcttcttcctgaagtctacaatgagctcctttgtcttactGGTGTTAAGGGACAGGTTGTTGTCAGCGCACAATGTGGGCAGGTGCTGTACCTCCTCCCTGTAGATGTCTCATCATTGTCTCTGATGAGGCAAATCAcagtggtgtcatctgcaaacttgatgatggagttggatccatgcacaggcttgcagtcgtgggtgtagagagagtagagcaatGGGCTCAgtacacagccctgtggtactccGGTGTTAAGTGTGATCATAAGATGTTGGACAAGGGCCGGGCCCATGCAGGGGAGACAAATGTGTACTTTAGGAACTGTTATCATGATCATTACAACCTTAAAGCCTTCCTTGGGGAAGAATAGGACaatccaaattattattaatgtacttgTTCATACGTACGCTTATCCatgcgtacgttatccagacgttTATCCACACGTATGTTATCCagacacaaagtaaaaaaaaagaaagaaatttcaCCTCTTCTGGCATAACTTATCGCCTAACAGTGCTTATTTAAACGCCGTTTAAATATTGAATGTGGAAAGCATGCCAATTCTGACCCATTTGGCTTTCCATAGAATACACCCTGAGCAGCTCTGACATCACTGTAGTTCAGTGAGAGACTCAGAGAAAGTGAAACTAACTTGATCAACAACATGGACGCCAGAAACCATCGAACTCTTTAAACAACTGAATATTGAGTCATTCAGAGACACTTGTGAACACATCTGATACTCACAGGTAAGTGATAGAAATATAAGAGATTGTCCTGAACAGGTTTCTAATGGCAGTGGTCTGGTTTAGTAGGGTTTATGTCAGACTGGAATGAGTTGAACAGAAGCAGGTTTAAGTGTGTCAAATACTCAGATACTTTAGATGTTTACTGCACTGAAATGATATCAGAATTGTATTAACAGTATGACATTAGATtgaacaaagtttggtgtttctgtcattttgtcacgcgacataaagacaaacagataaaacaggaagtaaatgacctgcagacaaactgaacacaaacctgcttcactgcagctgaaaatcacttttacattacacaataacttatgatcatttaatatatttttgaaaagattAATCTAATTTTTGATAAGGAGATATATATGTTTGTTGGAAAATATAAAGCTTGATCTTTGTACTTTGTACAGCAGGTCATAGTTCAGATTGCTCAGTAAGTTTACGAGTCTCTCACTTTGTTTCAAACGAATGATTGTGTTTCCATCACTATCAGTTCTCACATTTTAACCAGTTAAACtatcattttactttaaaagGCTTTAAGAGGGAAAGAACAATGGCAGAATCTTCACTAACAGCAAGAAAAACCAGGAGACAGAGTATTGACCAGGATCCTTCATGTAAGTCAATAACCTAGAAAAACACTGactttgacttttattttataatattgaacATGTACAGGTCAGGAATGTAAagcagatcaaatattttcagcttaacaagaatactttttgtacatatatttatttattatttaggtaAGTGGTTACATAATGAGCTTCACATTTAGGTTCTGATCAGCTTGTCTGGgttcattttacaataataaccagTTGACTGTCCATAATCTCTTTATATCTGAGTTTCTTCAGCACTCTTTGTCTCTAAACACTCTTTACATTCAACCAGCTTCatgaggtgcatcatgggattcTTCATAAACAGTATTGAAGGAGTTCACACTAATCCTAAATAATGTCTCTTTCCAGCAATGTCATCCTCCATGAGTTCACTGTCTGAGGATATTCAGTGCTCTGTGtgtctggatgtgttcactgatccagtcacgactccatgtggacacaacttctgcaagatctgtctgaataagtgctgggacaacagccagacctgcagctgtccatactgtaaagaaacattcaagcaaagacctgatctcaagattAATACCACACTCCGAGAGCTCGTAGATCACTGTAAGAAGAAAAGTCCTGAGAAAACAACTGAAGTTCTGTGTGACTTCTGTGAGGAAAGAAAGCTGAAAGCGCTGAAGTCGTGTCTGGTGTGTCAGAGCTCTTACTGTGAAACTCACCTGGAGCCTCATTTGAGAGTGACACGtttgaagaaacacaaactgatggatcctgtgagtaatctggaggactatatatgtcagaaacacgagagacctctggatctgttctgtagagatgatcagacatgtgtgtgttcaATCTGCTCTGTGAAAGACCACAAGAACCACAACACTGTTCCTATAGAAGAGGAGAGTCAAGAGAAGAAGGTagacattattattcttttaaaggactgatatcatgaggaatcagattttatttcatattgtgagtttgatctgtgttatgataaatgtgtctgtgttgttctctctatagactgaactgatgaagacacagaaagacgtgcagctgatgatccagaacagaatcaagaagattcaagacatcaaacactcagcagaagtcagaaaagtgagtttaaaataatagaataaattcATATgttgagaaaagaaagagaaaagaactgACAtacataacaataacaaaataaacaaacaatcaaacgaaTGACAGATGACTATCAGACTAAAATATCCAGCAACAGCCAATAAAACAAGAACTAAAATGTCCAGGGCTTGTTCTGCTCTCGTCCAGGGTGCAGAGTGAAGTTTAATACTTCATTTGAGGGATTCTGAAAACACATGTAGCCTATGtatgtgaacaaaaatgtatgagcaatagttacacagattcttctgttagcaaacactgctaataatGTGTTGCCTGTCCTGGTtgagcagagaaacacagagaaggagaaagcagTCCGTGTGGAGCTCTTCACTgatctcatccgctccattgagagacatcagactgaactgctggagatgatggaggagcagcagaaagcagcagagaaacaggagcaagagctgattgaagagctggagcaggagatcactgagctaaagatgagaaacactgagctggagcagctctcacacactgaagatcacctccacctcctacaggtcagtcaacatgatctctctgatcaatcataatgcaggatatgacatgctgaaggatttctcctctctcctgctgtagaTTCCCTCATCCCTGTGCAGCTCTAGAAACACCAGGAACTGGTCTGAGATCAGTATGAAGACTCATGAGAGTCTGGAGACTCTGAGGAGAGATCTGACTCAACTGAAGGACACTATAGATGAGAAACTCACACTAACTGGTACATCAATACACCCTGATCAGATAGAAACATGATAGTGTACTCTGTTCTTTAAATATAAGCTTCAGATCTGATTGTTTTCTTGTCATTAGTCTCTACAGAGCTGAAGTGGATGCAGCAGTATGCAGGTACAGTGTGCTGTCTGCACTACACTAGTTTACATTCATACACTCACTGCTTCATTACTGCACTACAATCTGATTAAACACTGGGTtaactaaaaacatcagcatcacagaatatctgtattctctgttttctcagtggatgtgactctggatcctgaTACAGCTCATCCTGATCTCATTCTGTctgatgatggaaaacaagtgaGATGTGGAGACATTAGACAGAAACTCCCAGACAAACCAGAGAGATTTGATAAATATCTAATTGTCTTGGGAAAGGAGGGATTCTCCTcagggagattttattttgaggtgcaggtgaaggGAAAGACTGAATGGGTTTTAGGAGTGGTCAGAGAATCCATTAACAGGAAGGGACAGATCAAACTGAGACCCAGAGATGGAAACTGGACTGTTCTGAGGAATGGAGATGAATATAAAGCCTGTGCTGgtccttctgtctctctgtctctgagagtgaagccgcagcgggtcggtgtgtttgtggattatgaggagGGTCTGGTCTCCTTTTATGATGTGGAGTCCAGCTCTCATATCTACTCTTTCACTGCTCAGTCTTTCACTGAAAAACTCTATCCATTATTTAGCCCATGCCCTAATGATGGAGGTAAAAACTCAAGTCCACTGATCATCACACctgtcagttataataaatgaatttactCAATTATCAAATGCAAGAATAAAATCTGGATACATTATGTGCtgctttatcatttttttattatttgcttttcagttttttttttatctaaaatattcttattacatatattttatgtaaatattaatgcttgttcaataaattatttttgttccaCTTTTCATAAATATTCCTGACATTTTTCTTCCTGACAATCTAAAATTGCCAAAAGAACAAAACtctgataataaaaatattttataaaacatgttaaactTATATCTTAAACTGATATCTTTAAAAATTAGCTTTTGGGAATTGTTCCGGTGCAGTACCTAACTTTTTTCCGTTAGATGTCAGCAAAGCTCAAGACTATTTTTTGTCATATTAGTGAATTGACTAATGGTTGTGGAGTAATTAAATGCACAATGTCtattacaataacacacacagtgtatgtaatgtgtgtgtgtacactatatatatgtatacacacgtgCACAAACTCAGACTTCCCTCATTTATCATATAAAGTCCAGCACAGCAGGATCATCATGTAACAGGTTCGGCAAGGCTAGGATTTCTCAGaagataataaaagaaaaaaagaacagaaaaacatttaagttatttcaatgtcaaatgaataaatacttaCATCGTGCTGCTCTGTGAACCCTTCGAGATTTTAAGAGAACTCATGTAAGTTATACTGGATGCTCTGAGgagagaaaattatttaaaaaagctttatGTAAGTAAATTATgcgtaaattatttaataaaacaggCTAATATCTTACTAGATAGCCTAAGTTACATATAACATGGAtgtgtaactatttaaaaaacgtaaacaacaacaaatagtCCAGAAAGGTAAAAGAAGAGAGTCACAATAATGAACAGAATGAGTAAAGCTGACTTAAAATTATTGTTTGTCATCTTGTGATTTTAGTCTCCATTTCGTCCTACAAATTTAATTAGATTCAttagtatataaatattactCCTGTACTGATTGTTACAAAtagtgtatttttaattaaatgcacaattaaatgcATGTATAATTTTTGACCATTCGTTTTATATGTTCATTTCGACTGGTGTTATTTATTTGGTGCTCATAACACTGAACATTTCTGCCCTTAATGaagaaaaagtaaaacatttctgTGAATTTGCCTAAAATACTTAACAtttgtcacggagacgaaccccgtgattccctctactggccagcagagggctccatctcctGAATATTGACACTCACGCACCCACACACTCACTTAAACTGAAGCGCACTACATTACCCATCTACCCCGTCtcttggactctgatcaccacTCAGGTGCAACTCATTTGTACTGCTATATAAGCTGCACACTTACATCAGGtcaacgcgaagtcttgttttgctccggctgacatttccaagcgttatttccgtgtttgatttcccgtttaccagttctgtttgtttaccGTTTCTTGAACCATTGCTGCCCGTCTCTTTACCTTGGATTGTTGATTGGACTCTGATCACTGCCTGTGACCCCGATCTATTGcctgtgtttgacgacgattctggttatctccactgttgtgtttgctggttttgacccctgcctgtacGACCTTGAGGTGTTTAATAAAGCTTGCAAGATGGATTCCCAGTCTGGTGATGattcattacagaagacttcgccacaaccgaatccagcggcttacGATCATCTGTGTGCTACAATGGCAGCCCAGGCAAGTCAAATTGCTGCTAACCAGCATCAATTGAATCGTTTAACTACGATCACCGAGGAACTGGTAAAGGCTGTTCAAAGCCTCCACAGCACTGCCGTAACATCACCACCACCGGCAGCTGCCGCCAATACCCACACGGCAGAAACGCCAGCACAAGTTAATCCACGACTGGCTTACCCAGAGAAGTTTGACGGGGATTCTACCAAGTGTAAGGGCTTCCTACTGCAATGCTCGCTGTTCGTCGAGCAACAACGCACCCTTTACACTACTGATGCTGGTAAGATCGCCTTAGTTTGTTCACTATTAACGGGAAGAGCATTAGAATGGATAACGGCTGTATGGCGCGAGGATGGAACGGCGTACACCACTTTCAATGACTTTCTGGTGCGATTCCGTGAGGTGTTTGATCACCCCCGAGAGGGGAAGGGAGCGGGTGAGCGTCTGCTTGAGTTGTCGCAGGGAGAATTAACAGCAGCTGAATATGCCATGAACTTTCGTACACTGGCTGCTCAAACGTCATGGGTGAGTGACACGCTTAAAGTATTGTTTCGCAAGGGGCTGAATCACGAACTGCAAACAGAACTCGCTTGCCGTGATGAGGGAAAAACCCTGAATGATTTCATTTCGCTAGCTATCACCATCGACAACCTACAACGCTCTCGCCGTGTCAGCACTCGACGTCTCTTCCCCGTTACGACAACACGATCCGCAGAGACTACAGAACCCATGCAAGTCAACTCCTATCATCTGACAGCTGAGGAGTGCCACCGCCGCATTTCTAACCGTCTCTGTCTCTACTGTGGTGCCCCGGGGCATCAACGAATTACTTGCCCGTCACGTCGCTCTTCCTCTACTTATAAATCGGTGAGTGCATCCTTAAATTCAGTCAGTCCCCTAAACTGTGTCTCTGTCCCTCTTATAATCAAGACTGATAACGATTGTGTGGCTACCACTGCTCTACTTGACTCAGGCGCAGCTGGGAATTTTATCTCTGAAGAATTTGCCCAAAAGAATAACATTTATCTTATTTCATGTGCAAATCCTTTGTCTGTAGCCACAATAGATGGACGCCCTTTGGGGTCTGGACTGATTACTCATCTCACTCAAGAACTGCTAATGTCTACCGGTCTGCTACATCAAGAAACCATTCAATTCTACGTGCTCCCTGTATCTAACACTCCTGTTATTCTGGGTTTgccctggctcagactgcatgaCCCTCATGTATCGTGGAGGGAAGGACAAATTCTTAGATGGAGCACCCAGTGTCAGAAATCATGCCTTACGACCATCTCTCCCATGCCTGTTCAAGCCGTCACGTTAGACTCTGAGTCCACCAGCATCCCAAATCTGCCCAAGGAGTATCACGATCTCGCCACCGCCTTCAGCAAGGTACAAGCAAATACACTACCACCACACCGCAGTCATGATTGTGCCATTGATCTAATTCCAGGTTCCTCACCTCCCCGGGGCCGAGTATTTCTATTATCATTACCCGAGTCAGAAGCATTGGTCAAGTACATCGAGGAGGAGTTGGAGAAGGGGTTCATACGTCCATCCACTTCTCCTGCATCagctggcttcttctttgtccGTAAAAAGGGTGGAGGTTTGCGCCCTTGCATCGATTATCGAGGACTCAACGAGATAACGGTAAAGTTTCGCTATCCACTTCCCCTGGTGCCCTCTGCATTAGAACAGCTACGAACTGCACGGTACTACACCAAATTGGATTTGCGCGGTGCATACAACCTCATTCGCattagggagggggacgagtggaaaacGGCCTTCTCAACCACCAATGGACACTACgaataccgggttatgccgttcggactggtcaatagtccttcGGTTTTCCAATCATTTGTCAATGACATCTTCAGAGACATGCTAAACAAGACTGTTATCGTGTACATTGACGATATCTTGATCTATTCAGATACCCTGGaggaacatatccaacatgtgagGGGCGTGCTGCAGCGACTCATTGAACACCAACTCTATGCcaaggcggagaagtgtgaaTTCCATACCACCTCAACCACCTTCCTGGGGTACATCATCAGCCCAGAGGGGGTCGCCATGGACGAGAGCAAAGTCAATGCCGTTCTCAAATGGTCCGAACCCAAAACACTAAAGGAACTCCAacgctttctggggtttgccaatttctatcgccGTTTCATCAGAAACTTCAGCTCTGTGGTCAGTCCCCTCACGTCAATGGTCAAAAAGGGAACCCATCGGCTACACTGGTCAGAGGCTGCTCTCCAAGCATTCCAAGAACTAAAGAGACGGTTTGTGATTGCACCCATACTCCACCATCCTGACCCATCTCTTCCGTTTCTCGTCGAGGTGGATGCCTCCAACACTGGTATCGGGGCTATTCTCTCTCAACGCCAGAGTTCTACCACTAAACTCCACCCATGTGCCTTTTACTCCCGCAAACTCAATGCTGCTGAACGTAACTACGACGTAGGGGACCGTGAACTCCTCGCTATGAAGGCGGCCTTCGAGGAGTGGAGACACTGGTTGGAGGGGGCCAACTTTCCTTTCACTGTACTAACAGATCATAAGAACCTTGAGTATTTGCGCTCAGCCAAGCGCCTCAATCCACGACAGGCAAGATGGTCATTGTTTTTTTCCCGATTCGACTTTTCAGTTACCTACCGTCCGGGCTCCAAGAACACAAAGGCAGATGCGCTATCCCGTATTCACGAATATGAACAGATCTCATCCGAACCTGAATCCATACTCCCTTTCAAGGTAATCATTGCACCCGTACAATGGGACATCATGACGCTTATCCAACAACACAACTCTCAACATGCACCTCCAACATCTTGCCCTCCTGATAAGGTTTACGTACCACCCACTCTACGCGATCAAATACTCAACCACACGCACTGTCTGCCCGCATCCGGCCATCCAGGTATCACGGCTACCATTCATCTGCTTCAGAACCGGTTCTGGTGGGAATCATTACCCCAAGATACCACTACCTTCATCCAACAATGCCAAACCTGTAATGCTAACAAAACTCCACGCCAATTGCCAGCCGGATTACTCCAACCACTCCCAATCCCACAACGACCTTGGTCCCACATTGCAATAGACTTTATCACTGACCTACCTGTCTCTCAAGGTAACACTGTCATTCTTACTGTGATTGATCGATTCTCCAAAGCCTGCCGCCTTATTCCTCTGCCCAAACTGCCTACTGCTCTGCAAACTGCTGAACTACTCTGTAACTGGGTCTTCCGTCTCTACGGACTACCTGAAGATATTGTCTCTGATAGAGGCCCTCAGTTCACATCTCGTCTCTGGAAAGCCTTCTTCCAAGCCCTCGATGTAAACGTAAGCCTGACCTCCGGTTACCACCCTCAATCTAACGGTCAGGTCGAAAGACTCAACCAGGAACTCACCCGGTTCCTGAGATCCTACTGTAGTTCCAACCAAGAAGATTGGGCTCGGTACCTCCTTTGGGCTGAGTATGCACAGAACTCCCTGGTCAAGCCAGCTACTG contains:
- the LOC113099830 gene encoding E3 ubiquitin-protein ligase TRIM39-like isoform X2, giving the protein MAESSLTARKTRRQSIDQDPSSMSSSMSSLSEDIQCSVCLDVFTDPVTTPCGHNFCKICLNKCWDNSQTCSCPYCKETFKQRPDLKINTTLRELVDHCKKKSPEKTTEVLCDFCEERKLKALKSCLVCQSSYCETHLEPHLRVTRLKKHKLMDPVSNLEDYICQKHERPLDLFCRDDQTCVCSICSVKDHKNHNTVPIEEESQEKKTELMKTQKDVQLMIQNRIKKIQDIKHSAEVRKRNTEKEKAVRVELFTDLIRSIERHQTELLEMMEEQQKAAEKQEQELIEELEQEITELKMRNTELEQLSHTEDHLHLLQIPSSLCSSRNTRNWSEISMKTHESLETLRRDLTQLKDTIDEKLTLTELKWMQQYAVDVTLDPDTAHPDLILSDDGKQVRCGDIRQKLPDKPERFDKYLIVLGKEGFSSGRFYFEVQVKGKTEWVLGVVRESINRKGQIKLRPRDGNWTVLRNGDEYKACAGPSVSLSLRVKPQRVGVFVDYEEGLVSFYDVESSSHIYSFTAQSFTEKLYPLFSPCPNDGGKNSSPLIITPVSYNK
- the LOC113099830 gene encoding E3 ubiquitin-protein ligase TRIM39-like isoform X1 — protein: MAESSLTARKTRRQSIDQDPSSMSSSMSSLSEDIQCSVCLDVFTDPVTTPCGHNFCKICLNKCWDNSQTCSCPYCKETFKQRPDLKINTTLRELVDHCKKKSPEKTTEVLCDFCEERKLKALKSCLVCQSSYCETHLEPHLRVTRLKKHKLMDPVSNLEDYICQKHERPLDLFCRDDQTCVCSICSVKDHKNHNTVPIEEESQEKKTELMKTQKDVQLMIQNRIKKIQDIKHSAEVRKRNTEKEKAVRVELFTDLIRSIERHQTELLEMMEEQQKAAEKQEQELIEELEQEITELKMRNTELEQLSHTEDHLHLLQIPSSLCSSRNTRNWSEISMKTHESLETLRRDLTQLKDTIDEKLTLTVSTELKWMQQYAVDVTLDPDTAHPDLILSDDGKQVRCGDIRQKLPDKPERFDKYLIVLGKEGFSSGRFYFEVQVKGKTEWVLGVVRESINRKGQIKLRPRDGNWTVLRNGDEYKACAGPSVSLSLRVKPQRVGVFVDYEEGLVSFYDVESSSHIYSFTAQSFTEKLYPLFSPCPNDGGKNSSPLIITPVSYNK